A section of the Numida meleagris isolate 19003 breed g44 Domestic line chromosome 16, NumMel1.0, whole genome shotgun sequence genome encodes:
- the TLR4 gene encoding toll-like receptor 4 produces MPRRAAPTTQTLGVLLRLLLVLSLLAGCILSPCLEVIPGKAFRCTEWNVSGAPAEIPNTTLDLDLSFSNLKSLSSNYFAAVPELQLLDLSRCHIHTIEDNSFVDLHNLSTLILTANSLQHLGLAAFDGLTSLKKLVLVETSISSLSGLPIGHLYTLQELNLGHNNIASLKLPKYFANLTSLRHLSFSSNNITYISKGDLDVLRETNRLNLTLVLSLNNIKYIQSGSFAKIHLAELVLRSSFENPDVMHSSLQGLAGLQVNRLIVGEFTNIQKMTEFQNGLLSGLCQVRMQEFVLMCFREFENDTDTLFDCIGNVSTIRLVDLSLEILSEVPMFSQVKRLEWKKCKFQEVPAEKLSLFTELRVLRITKSKDLNSFEQDFGSLTYLEVVDLSENRLSFRTCCSPKFPGSPNLKHLNLSFNSDISLTGDFANLRNLLYLDLQHTKIIYHGTYPFFLLLQKLIYLDISYTKTHVISHHIFRGLDSLQVLKMAGNSFENNTLANNFENVRRLRTLDISSCKLVWVDQNCFNALSELKELIISNNKLLTFDPVTYKPLQALTALDFSSNQLSALSDSALEILPDSLVWLDISHNLFECSCIHLNFLKWVKEKQDLLQNKHSMICHTPAYVKNVSLSNFDMSSCHPNPTTVACSVTVLLAAGVFLFLIYKYYFQLYYSLVLLSGCKHSAERGDTYDAFVIHSSKDQEWVMKELVEPLEGGKPPFQLCLYYRDFLPGVPIVTNIIQEGFLSSRNVIAVISADFLESKWCSFEFDIAQSWQLVEGKAGIIMIILGEVDKTLLRQRLGLSRYLRRNTYLEWKDKEISRHIFWRQLTAVLLEGKKWNHEEIKLM; encoded by the exons ATGCCCAGGAGAGCAGCTCCCACCACGCAGACTCTTGGGGTGCTGCtgcggctgctgctggtgctgtccctgctggcGGGCTGCATCCTCAGTCCCTGCCTGGAG GTCATCCCCGGCAAAGCCTTCAGGTGCACGGAATGGAATGTCTCCGGAGCTCCTGCTGAAATCCCAAACACCACCCTGGACTTGGACCTCAGTTTCAGCAATCTGAAATCACTGAGCTCAAATTATTTTGCAGCAGTACCTGAACTGCAGCTTCTGGATCTTTCAAG gtgccacatccacacaaTAGAAGATAACTCATTTGTGGATCTTCATAACCTTTCCACCTTAATTTTAACTGCCAATTCCCTCCAGCACCTGGGTCTAGCAGCCTTCGATGGTTTAACGTCGCTGAAAAAACTAGTATTGGTGGAAACCAGCATATCCTCTCTGTCTGGCCTACCCATCGGACACTTGTATACCCTGCAGGAGCTGAACCTGGGCCATAACAACATTGCTTCGTTGAAGCTTCCTAAGTATTTTGCCAACCTGACCTCTCTCAGGCACCTGAGCTTTTCCTCCAATAATATTACATACATCTCCAAAGGAGACCTTGATGTCCTGAGGGAAACAAACAGGCTCAACCTCACGTTGGTACTTTCTCTGAACAATATAAAGTACATCCAGTCAGGATCCTTTGCAAAGATTCACCTTGCTGAACTTGTTCTGAGATCCTCTTTTGAGAACCCCGACGTGATGCACTCTTCTCTTCAGGGCCTGGCAGGTTTACAGGTCAACAGACTAATAGTTGGGGAATTCActaacattcagaaaatgacagaatttcAGAATGGACTTTTGAGTGGACTGTGTCAGGTACGGATGCAGGAGTTTGTCCTAATGTGTTTCAGAGAATTTGAGAATGACACAGACACTCTCTTTGACTGCATAGGCAATGTCTCCACTATTCGGTTGGTGGACCTTAGTCTTGAAATATTGTCAGAGGTTCCTATGTTTTCTCAAGTGAAACGTCTGGAATGGAAGAAATGTAAGTTTCAGGAAGTGCCTGCTGAGAAGCTGTCTCTTTTTACGGAGTTGAGAGTGCTTCGTATTACCAAGAGCAAAGACCTAAATAGCTTCGAGCAAGACTTTGGGAGTCTAACTTACCTGGAGGTCGTAGATTTGAGTGAGAATCGTCTCTCCTTCCGTACCTGCTGTTCCCCGAAGTTTCCAGGGTCTCCAAATTTGAAACACTTGAACCTAAGCTTCAATTCTGACATCAGTTTGACTGGAGATTTCGCTAACCTGAGAAATCTGCTATACTTGGACCTTCAACACACAAAGATAATTTATCATGGCACCTACCCCTTCTTTCTACTCCTTCAGAAACTCATTTACCTTGATATCTCCTATACCAAAACTCATGTTATATCCCATCATATCTTCCGTGGCTTGGACTCTTTGCAAGTGCTCAAGATGGCAGGCAACTCCTTTGAGAACAATACACTGGCCAACAACTTTGAAAACGTAAGACGCCTCCGCACCTTGGATATTTCAAGTTGCAAATTAGTATGGGTAGACCAAAATTGTTTTAACGCTCTCTCTGAACTAAAAGAGCTAATCATCAGCAACAACAAGCTATTGACTTTTGATCCTGTAACCTACAAGCCACTCCAAGCCCTCACAGCCCTGGATTTCAGCAGCAACCAGCTGAGTGCCCTGTCGGACTCAGCCCTGGAAATCCTGCCTGACAGTCTGGTCTGGCTAGACATTTCTCACAACTTGTTTGAATGCTCTTGCATACACCTGAACTTTCTGAAATGGGTCAAGGAAAAGCAGGATCTACTGCAGAACAAGCATTCAATGATATGCCACACACCTGCGTATGTGAAGAACGTGAGCCTGTCAAACTTTGATATGTCCTCTTGCCATCCCAACCCAACCACAGTGGCATGCTCAGTGACTGTGTTACTTGCTGCCGGAGTGTTTCTGTTCCTCATTTATAAGTACTACTTCCAGCTATACTACTCGTTGGTGCTGCTCAGTGGGTGCAAACACTCTGCAGAAAGGGGAGACACCTATGATGCCTTTGTTATCCACTCCAGCAAAGATCAAGAATGGGTGATGAAAGAGCTGGTGGAACCCTTGGAAGGAGGAAAACCTCCCTTCCAGCTTTGTCTTTACTACAGAGATTTTTTACCAGGGGTACCCATTGTTACTAATATAATCCAAGAAGGTTTTCTGAGTAGCAGAAATGTCATTGCAGTCATCTCAGCTGACtttctggaaagcaaatggtGTAGCTTTGAGTTTGACATTGCTCAGTCCTGGCAGCTTGTTGAAGGGAAGGCTGGAATCATCATGATCATACTAGGGGAAGTGGATAAGACCTTGCTGAGGCAGAGGCTAGGACTGTCCCGATATCTGAGGAGGAACACTTACCTGGAGTGGAAAGACAAGGAAATAAGTAGGCATATCTTCTGGAGGCAGCTGACAGCAGTCCTACTAGAAGGTAAAAAATGGAATCATGAAGAGATAAAACTCatgtaa
- the LOC110406974 gene encoding CMP-N-acetylneuraminate-beta-galactosamide-alpha-2,3-sialyltransferase 4-like isoform X1, which translates to MQASVTNTAWMGAGWGRRMRVKTSMNAIAVVRRLFLVLFQSKKLLFLLCMGLCMKSLYYVTNTLGKHIENGALYVVFGGDMFMDSNGQELGDRTTRRHVGTCRRRFIWRKPFLGRFESHWEPFLTSKSIYSLLDRPFKQELEEVLWYHKLPFGLQSSVLSAFSTLQLLPEQDLPGSFGRLWCQRCIVVGNGYSIHGQHFGKMIDSHHVIIRLNDAPVKEYKKDVGERTSIRLFFPESALPNPLENNDNDTLMVFVPFKPLDFLWLREVLLKTKNKTKEGFWRQPPQEWNWNVSQLRILNPYVTYQATYKLLQLNESSGRYATTGIIALNLALHLCQEVNIAGFGYPGNHDTTTPIHYYNTGLSRRKKNELFQHNITAERNWLLKMIEWGVIADLTSHAFQAQNH; encoded by the exons GATGCGCGTGAAGACAAGCATGAATGCCATAGCTGTAGTCAGAAGACTCTTCCTTGTCCTTTTCCAGAgcaaaaagctgctgtttttgctgtgtATGG GTCTGTGCATGAAGAGCCTGTACTATGTGACGAACACACTTGGCAAGCATATTGA AAATGGAGCCCTTTACGTGGTCTTTGGAGGGGACATGTTCATGGACAGCAATGGTCAGGAGCTGGGAGACAGGACAACACG GAGGCACGTTGGTACTTGCCGGAGACGCTTCATTTGGAGAAAGCCTTTTCTTGGAAG GTTTGAATCTCACTGGGAGCCTTTCCTCACCAGCAAATCCATATACTCACTCTTGGACAGGCCTTTTAAACAGGAGCTTGAAGAAGTTCTGTGGTACCATAAACTTCCTTTtgggctgcagagctcag TTCTCTCTGCTTTTAGCACATTGCAGCTTCTTCCAGAGCAGGATTTGCCTGGATCCTTTGGCCG CTTATGGTGCCAAAGGTGCATTGTGGTCGGCAATGGCTACTCTATCCATGGCCAGCACTTTGGGAAAATGATTGACTCTCACCATGTTATCATAAG ATTAAATGATGCTCCAGTAAAAGagtacaagaaggatgtggGAGAAAGAACCAGCATTCGTCTCTTCTTCCCTGAATCAGCCCTGCCTAACCCTCTGGAAAACAATGACAACGATACACTGATGGTGTTTGTCCCATTCAAGCCTCTGGATTTCTTATGGCTGAGGGAAGtattactgaaaacaaagaacaag ACAAAGGAGGGATTTTGGCGCCAGCCTCCCCAGGAGTGGAACTGGAACGTCTCTCAGCTACGTATTCTCAATCCATATGTCACTTATCAGGCAACGTAcaaactgctgcagctgaatgaATCAAGTGGG agaTATGCCACCACGGGAATCATTGCTTTGAACTTAGCCCTCCATCTGTGCCAAGAGGTCAACATTGCAGGCTTTGGTTACCCTGGCAACCATGACACCACTACGCCAATACATTATTACAATACTGGTCTCTCacggagaaaaaaaaacgag CTCTTTCAGCATAATATCACAGCTGAGAGGAACTGGCTGCTGAAAATGATTGAGTGGGGAGTGATTGCTGACTTAACCAGCCATGCCTTCCAGGCCCAGAACCACTGA
- the LOC110406974 gene encoding CMP-N-acetylneuraminate-beta-galactosamide-alpha-2,3-sialyltransferase 4-like isoform X2 → MRVKTSMNAIAVVRRLFLVLFQSKKLLFLLCMGLCMKSLYYVTNTLGKHIENGALYVVFGGDMFMDSNGQELGDRTTRRHVGTCRRRFIWRKPFLGRFESHWEPFLTSKSIYSLLDRPFKQELEEVLWYHKLPFGLQSSVLSAFSTLQLLPEQDLPGSFGRLWCQRCIVVGNGYSIHGQHFGKMIDSHHVIIRLNDAPVKEYKKDVGERTSIRLFFPESALPNPLENNDNDTLMVFVPFKPLDFLWLREVLLKTKNKTKEGFWRQPPQEWNWNVSQLRILNPYVTYQATYKLLQLNESSGRYATTGIIALNLALHLCQEVNIAGFGYPGNHDTTTPIHYYNTGLSRRKKNELFQHNITAERNWLLKMIEWGVIADLTSHAFQAQNH, encoded by the exons ATGCGCGTGAAGACAAGCATGAATGCCATAGCTGTAGTCAGAAGACTCTTCCTTGTCCTTTTCCAGAgcaaaaagctgctgtttttgctgtgtATGG GTCTGTGCATGAAGAGCCTGTACTATGTGACGAACACACTTGGCAAGCATATTGA AAATGGAGCCCTTTACGTGGTCTTTGGAGGGGACATGTTCATGGACAGCAATGGTCAGGAGCTGGGAGACAGGACAACACG GAGGCACGTTGGTACTTGCCGGAGACGCTTCATTTGGAGAAAGCCTTTTCTTGGAAG GTTTGAATCTCACTGGGAGCCTTTCCTCACCAGCAAATCCATATACTCACTCTTGGACAGGCCTTTTAAACAGGAGCTTGAAGAAGTTCTGTGGTACCATAAACTTCCTTTtgggctgcagagctcag TTCTCTCTGCTTTTAGCACATTGCAGCTTCTTCCAGAGCAGGATTTGCCTGGATCCTTTGGCCG CTTATGGTGCCAAAGGTGCATTGTGGTCGGCAATGGCTACTCTATCCATGGCCAGCACTTTGGGAAAATGATTGACTCTCACCATGTTATCATAAG ATTAAATGATGCTCCAGTAAAAGagtacaagaaggatgtggGAGAAAGAACCAGCATTCGTCTCTTCTTCCCTGAATCAGCCCTGCCTAACCCTCTGGAAAACAATGACAACGATACACTGATGGTGTTTGTCCCATTCAAGCCTCTGGATTTCTTATGGCTGAGGGAAGtattactgaaaacaaagaacaag ACAAAGGAGGGATTTTGGCGCCAGCCTCCCCAGGAGTGGAACTGGAACGTCTCTCAGCTACGTATTCTCAATCCATATGTCACTTATCAGGCAACGTAcaaactgctgcagctgaatgaATCAAGTGGG agaTATGCCACCACGGGAATCATTGCTTTGAACTTAGCCCTCCATCTGTGCCAAGAGGTCAACATTGCAGGCTTTGGTTACCCTGGCAACCATGACACCACTACGCCAATACATTATTACAATACTGGTCTCTCacggagaaaaaaaaacgag CTCTTTCAGCATAATATCACAGCTGAGAGGAACTGGCTGCTGAAAATGATTGAGTGGGGAGTGATTGCTGACTTAACCAGCCATGCCTTCCAGGCCCAGAACCACTGA